The Bacteroidota bacterium genomic interval AATTTCCATGATTTGGAAAACTTCAGATATTTCATTGAGGATGGAACACATTAAACCCTGATGCTGATGAAAACTACAGGAAGATCAGTGGCTATTATTTTACTTATCATTTTTGGAGGACTATTTGTAAAAGTGTACTCCCAAATGTGTTGTGGAGCTTTTGCAGTGAGTGTCATCAAATCTCCTGACGCAATATTCCTGGATAGTGACTCGATCCATGCGACTTGTACTATGACAAGCATCCATTCAGGAGCAACAATGCTAGCACAAGCGATGGAATACCGAGACGGGTATTTTGCAATTGGTATGTGGCCTAGTGCGGAAATTCTAATAACGATTGAAATCGATCAAAAGCAAATGAGGTTGCGCCTAAGAAATCCTCCAGGATACGACACTCGAAGCTTTGCAATAAAAGATTTACAATTCCGGGAAGGTGATTTCCAAGTCGATGAAGCAAGGCTAAAAACATGGTTGAAGTGGAATGATAAGTTAGAGAACGAAGGAATGTTCAAGGGTTTTCGTTTGATCCCCATTGAATTTGTTAAACCATTGCAAAAAGAAAACTCAGGAATCGCGATCGTTCCCATCTACCTCTTAGATAGTAGGAACGGTGTTGTCAAAGATGCGACAGTAAAAGTGAATGGGGAATATGCATCGTATTCAGATTTGACAAAGACTTATGTCGCAATCCTTAGTGAGGAAACGAAGATAGACTTGGTAATCACGCATCCCTTATTTGACACGTTGCGAATGTACCAGTTGGATGGCGTGCCTCAACAGATTTATATGTTGGAAAGCAACGATCCTTATTGCTATGACGAAAACTTCAAATTTCCTTGCATGGACAACGACAATTTCCTTCTGCTGGAACCCAATGTGCCATCGTTGGATACAGTGATGGGAGAAGTCTATTTTCAAGATGTAGCGGAATTGTTGTCACCGCTATTGAAATCGCTGGGCCTAGTAGTGGTGTATCAATATGACCTCAGGGTTGCGCGAAAGTCAGACTATACAGAGGAATTTGTTTTTGTCAAGGACACAGCTCCAAATACCCAGTCTACCCTATCTCCATTTCGTCGGTACATTGTCTTGGGAAGGGACCAAGGAGGCTCATTTGGCAACGGCGATTGCCAAGAGCTGGCAAAGTTGAGGGCATCGCCCCTGGTGCGGATGGCTGGACCTTTGCTTTGCCGAAATACAGATTATGATTATCCCGGAATGTACACAGGGGATCTATTTGTTGAGTTTCGCAAAGACACTGAAGCGCCAGAGATCCAACTCCTTCTTCAAAAGCATGGGTTGGAAATCCGAAGTCGAGGAGATGTTGGAGAACGATGGATTCTTCGCGCAGACGGCAAGACGCGCATTGGAATCAATCAGCTATTGGAAGAACTGGGTGCTGAAAAGTGCATCCAGAAAGTTGCTCCCTCGGTAATCCTATTTACTCAACTATCCCATTAGAAATCATCTTGGACGGAAATAAACCCTGATATGTAATGAAAGGCCTGACTAAAATATTGATGACAATTCTCTTGGGCTTAATGGGAGGGCTCTGTTCCAAAATGAACGCACAAATGTGTTGTGGGACGTTTGCCTTCACTTTGGCAGCCGATAGTGCAGTAACTTCAAAAACACAAAAATCAATTGCAAAGGTATCTTGTAAGATAATGGCTTCCTATTCAAGAAAAATATTTAAAGGAGAGAAATTGAAACTGGGAGAGGAAGGTTACTACTTGGCTGGATTCTGGCCGTGGTCAGAGTTGAAGATTAAAATTAAATTAGATTGCAAACAAATGACAATTAGCGTAAAAGAGCTTCCAGCTTATACCTCTCAAAGTTATGCGATCTTGGGGCTGACATTCCAAAAAGGCAATTTTGCCATTGATGAGAAAGCTTATACCGTCTGGCTTCAAGAAAATCTCAAAGCTGAAAAAGAGGGTATGTTCAGGGACATTACCTCGTCCCCATCCAATTTCTAAAACCATTTCAAAAAGAAAAATAATGGCAGCTACAGTCTTTTATCCACCATTGTCCTCGATTGTACAGCTCGATTTTCTTCCTGAGCAGTTGGGATTTGGAAAGTCTCCAACACCTCATAGAGCGTGTGACAGATATCATCTTGCACGGAATTAAACCCTGATATGTAATGAAAGATCTGACTAAAGTATTGATGATACTTCTCTTGGGCTTGATGGGAGGACTCTGTTCCAAAATGAACGCCCAAGTATGCTGTGGCACGTTCGCAGTCCGTCTTTTCACTGCCGAGCAAGTGGTCGTATCGGACGACAAACCTATTCTTAAGACATCGTATAAAGTCGTCAATCTTTATGATAGACGAGTCGATTTAAAGGAGCCTTTGGAAAAGAGAGACGGTTACTTCGCTGTAGGTATGAGACCGCATTCCAAGATTCTGATTACATTTAAAATGAAATGCAAACGCATGACAATCACCGCAAAAAATCTGCCAGGCTACAACTCGAGAAGCTATGCCATCGCAGCGTTGCAATTCAAGAAGGGAGACTACTTTGTTGATGAAGCATTGCTCGATGCATGGTGCGATGACCATCCAGAGATAGAAAAAGAAGGAATGTTTCTGGGATTTCGCCTGATCCCTATAGAATTTGTGAAACCAATACAAAAAGGAAAATAATGGCAGCGACAGTCTTTTATCCACCATTGTCCTCGATTGTACAGCTCGATTTTCTTCCTGAGCAGTTGGGATTTGGAAGGTCTCCAACACCTCATAGAGCGTGTGACAGATATCATCTTGCACGGAATTAAACCCTGATATGTAATGAAAGATCTGACTAAAGTATTGATGATACTTCTCTTGGGCTTGATGGGAGGACTCTGTTCCAAAATGAACGCCCAAGTATGCTGTGGAACGTTCGCAGTCCGTCTTTTCACCGCCGAGCAAGTGGTCGTATCGGACGACAAACCTATTCTTAAGACATCGTATAAAGTCGTCAATCTTTATGATAGACGAGTCGATTTAAAGGAGCCTTTGGAAAAGAGAGACGGTTACTTCGCTGTAGGCATGAGACCGAATTCCAAGATTGTGATTACATTTAAAATGAAATGCAAACGCATGACAATCACCGCAAAAAATCTTCCTGCTTACGATACGCGAAGCTATGCAATCTCTATGCTGCAATTCAAGAAAGGTGATTTCTTTGTTGATGAAGCACTGCTTGGAGCATGGTGCGAAGAACACCCGGAGAGAGAGAAGGAAGGGATTTTCCGAGGATATCGTCTCATTCCCATTGAATTTGTGAAACCATTTCAAAAAGGAAAATAATGGCAGCGACAGTCTTTTATCCACCTTTGTCCTCGATTGTACAGCTCGATTTTCTTCCTGAGCAGTTGGACTTTATCCATACGGGATTGAGCAGATTGCTCAACGACCTGTATTACAAGGACTTGCAAGTATCAATAAAGTGCGCGTGGAGACAGCGCATTTTACAGCTTGTCACTGATGAGCAAGAAACGACTGGACCTTGAACTTCAAACTCAATTTTCCGCCGTGGCGGAAAATTTGGGTGCAAGCCGGGAATCGAACCCGAATCTCCAGAATCACAGTCTGGTATGCTGACCTTTGCAACACAAGCACCATTTGAAGTTTGAGTTCAAGCGCACAGTTCGAGGTAAGGCTTCAGTTCCAAACCCAAACTCTTGAACTGCTTCTTCGAACTCCGAACTCAATGTTCTGCCATGGCGGAACATTTGGGTGCAAGCCGGGAATCGAACCCGAATCTCCAGAATCACAGTCTGGTATGCTGACCTTTGCAACACAAGCACCATTTGAAGTTTGAGTTCGAGTTAAAGAGCACAGTTCGAGATGATTCAGGCACGATGCCAAAACCCTCTAACCGTTTCCTCGAACTCCGAACTCAATTTTCCGCCAAGGCGGAAAATTGTGGGTTGGGCAGGAATCGAACCTGCTCTTTACGGGGTTACAATCCGGTGCCATACCTTATGGCTTCCAACCCATTTTGCGAAGCAAAATCCCTCTTCACGCACTCTCCCACTCACACTAACCATCGTTGTTTCAGTGTGAGTTGGAGTGTGAGTTTTGAGTGGCTGCCCCTGCGGCAGCGGGCGGGAGACTCGAACTCCCAATTCCACAGTTGTAGAACATTTGCCTTCCAAGCAAATTCCTCGTCCAGCCGGACGCCCGCTATTTTGCGCAGCAAAATCTCTCCTTACTCACACTCCATCTCACACTGACCAATGTTATTCAAGTGTGAGATAGAGCGTGAGATCAGAAGAAACGGCTGCGCCGTTGAGGGGAATGCAGGAATCGAACCTGCTCAATCTTGTTTTGCAGACAAGCGCCTTTGCCAATCAGCCAAATCCCCTTTTGGAGTTTCAGTTTGAGTTATAGGAAACAGTTCGCGTCACGTAGGTAGCCCCCATCGCAATATCCTCGAACCGATTCCACAAACTCCGAACTCAATGTTCCGCCATGGCGGAAAATTTGGGTGCAAGCCGGGAATCGAACCCGAATCTCCAGAATCACAGTCTGGTATGCTGACCTTGCAACACAAGCACCATTTGGAGTTTGAGTTTGAGTTCAAGAGCACAGTTCGAGATGATTCAGGCACGATGCCAAAACCCTCTAACCGTTTCCTCGATCTCCGAACTCAATTTTCCGTCATGCCGGAAAATTGTGGGTTGGGCAGGAATCGAACCTGCTCTTTACGGGGTTACAATCCGGTGCCATACCTTATGGCCAACCCATTTTGCGAAGCAAAATCCCTCTTCACTCACTCTCCCACTCACACTGTCCGTGGTTGTTTCAGTGTGAGTTGGAGTGTGAGATTGGAGTGGCTGCGCGGCGCAGCAGCGGGCGGGAGACTCGAACTCCCAATTCCCTCATCAGGAACTACCTGTTTTCAAGACAGGCCCCTCGTCCAGCCGGACGCCCGCTATTTGGCGCAGCCAAATCCCTTCTTCTCACCCTCTCACTCACACTGAAGCCATATATGGTATATTTCAGTGTGAGAATGAGCGTGAGAGTGAAGAAACGGCTGCGCCGTGGAGGAAGGTGCGGGTTTCGAACCCGCGCGCCGGCTTTCACCGACGACCTGATTAGCAGTCAGGCGCAATAACCACTCTGCCAACCTTCCTTGTAATAAAATTCTTTCTTCAATCAATTTCGCCTCGCATAAGAAGGAAAATCCACTCCTACAACATCCTCGAAATTCTATTCAGAATTCACTCAATCATTCAATTCCGCAATTTCAAATAACGAGCTCCATAGACATTATTATCCTGATCCGAAAGCCTCGGTGCAAATAAGAATTCCAGGAAAAAATCAACGCAATATGCTGCCAGAAGGCACAGCATTTGTGCCCAAATCAATCGCTAAAATTCGAAGAAGGTATTACGCAATGACAACAAAAAACCCGATCAATTGGACCGGGCGCTTCTGGATATACTACTGAAAATCAATACTCTCAGTCTCGATACCCGCACCCGGATGAATAGGAATAACTATGGGAATACGAACATGAGCATGCATGCAATACAAACGCTGTGGCTTGGACCATGTTATTTTCGATGTTGTTTTTCGTATTCATTTTCTTAATGCGAATCCCGTTTGTGGAATCACTTTGCAAACATACGAACGATTTCCATATTTGATTCAATTATTTTTTAAATATTTCGAATTTAGTGATTGAATTGTTCGATTCGTGGATTGAACGGTTATTTCAGACTTCCATCATAATATGCATCATTCATTTTCAAACTCATTTGTAATCGGTTGCGGACCAATTTTACTTTTTGTCCGATTCCCACAGATTTACAAGGTTGTCATGCTTTGCCTTCGTCGTCCATTCGCGTCGAATGTCCCGCTGAACTTCACAAGACTGAAAAGTCAGCGTTACAGCCTCACATCCATCTTTCGTACATTTTGAAAGGCATTGATGAGGATTCGCAGGAATTTCCCCCATATTCCTTGATCAGCAACCCAATTTGCAGCACTTTCAGCAATTCGAAAGTTCAAAACCTGGTAAATGGGTGGTCCCCACATTAATTTTGATGAAAACGAGAGAAATGAAAACGATTGGACTGGTAGGCGGCATCGTTTGGCCTAGCACCATCGAATATTACAAGCTCCTCAATTCGGGAGTTAATGCGGCGTTGGGGAAGCATAACTTTTGCAAATGCATTGTCTATTCGCTTAATTTTCAAGAGATTCAAGACAACAATGCATCCGAAGACTGGGATGCAACCTACGAACTTCTGCTTGCAGCCTGTCAGAATCTGGTAAAGGCAGGGGCGGATGCGGTTTTGATTTGCGCAAATACAATGCATTTCGCCGCGGACAAAATCCGCGCACATTTGCCGGTGCCGCTTATCCATATCGCCGAAGTGACTGGTGCTTCAATTGTGTCACAAGGCATCAAAACCGTTGCACTTCTTGGAACACGCTACACGATGGAAATGGATTTTTACCAAAACAAGCTCAAAGCACTGGGAATTAGCGTATTCATCCCCTCAGAGGAAGACCGCGAATTCATTCATTCCACGATTTACAACGAGCTTTCTTTTGGGGTATTGCTGCCCGAAACCAAGAAGAAATATCAGACAATCATTGAAAATATGGCTCGAATGGGCGCGGAGGCTGTAATTTTGGGCTGCACCGAGATTCCGCTGCTCATTCAAGAAAATGATGTTTCGATCCCCGTATTTGACACAACAAAAATCCATGCCGAAGCAGCAGTAAAATTCGTCTTGGGGTAATGGATGGAAAGTAAAAAATGGCCTTAGGTTTCATTTTTGCACAAATTTCGGCGCATGTTGGGGCACCTAGCCACCCCAAAACTGTGTAACAGGAATACATTTTTCTGCTTTGATGCCGCTTGCGCACAGCGTTGTTTGGTGGAATCAAAAACGAAATTGTCATGAAAAAATTCATCCTTTTCTGCCTGCTTGGCTTGGCCCTGCAAATGCAAGGGCAAAATGCTGCCTACGACCTGCTGGATTTGGGAAATTTCATTGCCCCAATCCGCTCCGATGGGCAATTGTTTCAAAATACCCCTCTGAGCCTGAAAGGTTTGGAATGGCCCAAAACCACCGTGGTCAACGATAAACGCACGATGAGCTTCGCTGCCCATCTCTGGTATGGGGGGCTGGGGCCCAATGGAAACGTCGTCGTTGCGGCAGAAACCTACGGCCAAAATGGACAGACTTTTCATCCTGGTCTTTACAATTTTGACGGCTCGCTTTGGGATAAGGTATGGAAGATCAACCGTTCAGAGGTGGATCAATTCCGTTCGGACTTTGCCAATGGCACCCTCAATTTTGCAAACTATCAAGTGATTCAGGATTGGCCAGCCTTCGGAACCGATTTGAATGGCAATACGCGAGCCTGTGCGCCGTTTGTGGACATGGACAATGATCCACAGCACTATACCCCCACAGCTGGAGATTATCCCGAATTTCCTGGCGATCAGGCAATCTATTTTCAGTTTGCAGACTTCCCGGCCACGCCGTCAGCCTACCTGAATCCGACCGGGATTGAGGTGAGGGCATTTGCCTATGTCTTTAATTGTCAGGAACTTCAAGACGTTCTATTTCTGCAATATGATCTTACCAACCAATCGGGAATCGCCTATACCGACTTTCAACTTGGCTTGTGGAATGACTTTGATATCGGAAACTACGGCGATGACTACCTCGCCTCCGATCCTTCACGCGACCTCTTTGTCGGATTCAACGGCGATGCCAATGACGAAACCCAATTTGGCTATGGAATGAATCCGCCCGCAATGGGTTGGACTTGCCTCAGTGCTGATGCAAGCGGGGGCATGTATTACAACAATGACTTCAGCATCAAGGGTAATCCGGAAACCGCCAATCATTATTACGGCTACCTCAAAAATCTCTGGAAAGACGGTTCAGTGCTGGTCGACAATGGTCTTGATGGATGGCAAACCACTTCGCCGGGCGCAGCTGCACAGTTTCCATACTCCGGCAACGGGGGCTGGTGTGGAGGCCCCGGCACTGGATGGACCGAAATGGGCGCTGGAAATTCGCCATTTGACCGCAGGAGCTTGCTCTCTGTTGGCGAAAGCACTTTTGCGGCAGGTGAAACCAAATCCTACACGTTTGCGATGTTGATGGCACGCGGATATTACAATGACAACTTGGGATCCGTTTGCGAACTTTTGGATATGACGGATTCGCTGCGTCTTTGGTGGGAAACCGACCGGCTACCCTGCGGTGCCACGCTCACGGGCGTGGATCAGCCAAATGCCGAAGTTTTGGAAGCCAGCATTTTTCCCAACCCTGCTCATGACCTCGTGACACTGCGGTTTGAAAATCCGACCGGGCAATCTGCCAATTTGAGGATCGTGGATATCACAGGCCGTGTCGTCGCGAATCCATCCGCCACGAATACGAACCAATTTGTCATTGATGTCCGAGATTTCAGCCCGGGAGTCTATTTCTTTCAATTGGAATGCGCAAGGCAATCCTTTGTCGGAAAATTTGTTCGAGACTGAGCCCGGAACGAATCGGATGAATTGTGAAGCCGCAGCGGTCGCCTGGAATTCCTAAATTCCTTGCGACCGCTGCGGCTTTCTGTTTTTGAAAATCTTAACGATGCGGCAAGCTTAGATCTTGACCAACTTCAAAACCCGTACATCTCCCGCATCCGTCGAAATCTTCACGTTGTAAATCCCGGCAGGACCCTCGAAATCAAGATGGATCCGGGTAGCCTGCGCCTCGGAACTCAGGTGAACCAATTGTCCTGCAGCATTAAAAACCTCCACCTTGACAAGCAGAAACGAATGGTTGAACAGGATGTCAAATTTGCCATTGGAAGGATTGGGTACCAATTTCAGTGTCGCCGCTGCCTGCGCCTCGTCACGTGCAATCACGGGATTGCAGAAGCCACCGTTGAAAAGGTAGGCGCTGCGCGCCGGGGCGAAGTTGTAGATGCCGTAGTCAATGTTGTAGAGGATGTCATTGCCGTAGGCCGTGAGGCTGGAAAAGCTGCCGTTGGTCGTAATTTGGCGATCGGCGCATCCGTCGTTGTCCCAGCTCCAAGCGAGCCAACCGATGTTGCGGGCCTGCAAAATGTGAAGCAGCGCGGAATAATTGAGGGTGTATTGACACAGAACTTGATCGTCTTGCAAATTGGCAACTTCGCCCATCACAAATGGAATCCCGCTTGCGATGGCATTGTCAATCTTGGCTTCCATCTGCGTCGAATCGTTGTTGGCGAAGGCGTACCAATAGGCATGCGCGCTGAATATCAAATTTTGCGCTGGGTCATTCAATTGCATCGTCGGACCGACGGCGGCGAGCACATCGAGGTTGCTGCCGCAATCAGGGCCATCGATCATGATGGGAACGGTGATGCCGGCATTTCTGAAATTCGTAACGATTTCGGAATAGGTGCGGACGAAGGTCGCTTGTGATGCAGCCGGATTTCCGGTCCAGTTGACGTAGAGCGCTTCATTCGCTACGTTGAGGATGATGCTGTGCTTGTATTTGTCTATCAGGGCAAGCAAGGCAGGTTCCAGATACCAATTCGAAGTCGCGACCAATGCTGTCGTATCATTTTGGCAGGTCAAGTCGTGTAATTCCAAAATCGGAATCAACTGATATTGAATACATTTACTCAAGGCGCTGTCCAAATTCGCCAAATCGGAGTATGTCGTCTGCGGGGTGCCTTGCGCAGGTGTGCGGTACCAGGGCAAGCGCACACAATTCGATCCGGATTGGGCGATTTCGTCCATGAACAGCTGATTGGGCGACCATCCCCAGTTGAAAGGCGCGTAATTGACGCCACGCAGCAGCAGCGTGTCGCCGCAGGGTCCGAGGATCAGATTGCCATTGACAGAAATGGTTGTTCCGAGTTGGGCCTGCAGGGTGCTTGCGGCCATGACCAGGGTGAAAAGGAGGAAAATGGGGTAATTTTTGATTTTCATAGAATGCGGGTGAGGTAAAAGATGAATTCAGACTCGCATTTTGGAGCCTTGATTCGAAGATAACGGGGCTCAGAGCGATTCTCTCATGACCGATTTGCATTTGGGTCGAATGGGTTTTTGATTGGTTTACCAGAAGAACTTTGGTACCTTCCGATTGGATCAACGAATTAGAATGCCCATGAACCTCATCCACGTACGGTGCCAAACTGAGATTGACTATCAACGACTGATCGCCTTCTTCGAAACCGAGCAAATTCCATATCGAGGGCAAGAATTGGATTCGAAGGTTTTCCCTGTCGGGAATGAGGGCCGTTATTTCGGAGAAATAACCATTCCCGGAGCATACAAAGACCAAGTTCAGACGCTTTTGCAGGAGATTGGATTCGAATCATTTTCGATCTTCATTGAGCAAAGTCCTGAGCAATGGCGTTCCCAAAAACCTCAGAAAGTAAATTTTACCAAGTTCATGGCTTGGGCAATGACTGCAACCACTTTGGTCACCTCCGTCCTCGCGGTCAAATACTGGAGGCAAGCCCAATTGCGAATCAATCCTAATTTCCGATACGAATGGAGCTTGGACAATACTCGGTATCATCAGGTCGACAAAAAAACTGACGCAATAATCACCACCTTCTCCGACGCGAATTGGAACAACAATTTCGAATCCATAACTAGCTATTGGACAGATGGTTCCATTTCCAACGTAGCTACTGACAAGGATGAAAATGGGTACTTTGAACTGAGTGAGGCTTACGCCAAGGACGGAAAACGATCGAATATGGTAATCGATCTGGATGGAGATGGTGACTTTGATTACAGTGAAACCTATCTGGACAACAATGAAGTGATCCGGTTCACTGACTCCGATAAAAATGGACGTTGGGAAATTGCATCAAAACCGCTCAAATAAGCGGGTCTGGTCCAATCAATGACCTGCGTTTGATGCCACCTCATGACTGGTAGTTCATATCACCAACTACTTTTTCCTGATCCTCCACCGGAGGTCCCGATTCTCGCGATCGATCGGCCTGAGACCTGAGGCCAAAGCCTTAGTTTTCGCCAACGCCTCATAGATCTATCAGATCACCAAGTTCACAATCCTCCCGGGTACCACGATCACCTTTTTGGGCACGACACCTGCCAGAATCGTCGCTACTTCTTCCGAAGCCATGACCTCCTTTTCCACTTCCTCCTTGCTCAATTCGGCGCCGACGCTGATTTTGCCGCGGAGCTTGCCATTCACTTGGATCGGATACTCGATGCTGCTCACAGCGACATGTTTCTCATCGTAGACCGGCCAAGGCGCGGTCGCAATCGAATCGGCATGTCCAAGCATTTGCCAGAGTTCCTCACAAATGTGCGGTGCAAACGGGGAAAGCACGACCAAAAACTGCTCCAAAACCGTTCGGCTGCTCGTTTTTAGGCGCTGCGCCTCATTCACGAACTTCATGTACTGAGCCACGGTCGTGTTGAAGCTCAGGTTTTGGATGTCCTCCTGCACCTTCAGAATCGTCTGATGCAAAACCCGCAGTTCATCCGCATTGGGAGCCGCATCCGTGACGATCAATTGATTTTCGTCGTTGGTGAAGAGATTCCATACTTTCCTCAAGAAGCGGAAGCTGCCTTCGATGCCATGGGTATTCCAAGGTTTTGCGTCTTCAAGCGGACCCAAAAACATTTCGTAAAGACGCAGTGTATCAGCTCCGTACCGGGCACAGACATCGTTGGGATTCACCACGTTGTAGTAGCGCTTGCTCATCTTCTCGACTTGCGAACCACATTTGAAGGTTCCATCGGCCTCGGTGATGAATTCCGCATTTGCGTATTCGGTTCCACGGCTGGTTCTTACGCGCTCAAGGTCCAGAATATCGTTTTCCACAATGTTCACGTCCACGTGGATCGGATCGACCTCCTTGCCTTCGATCAGGCCTGCACTGATATAGGATTCTGTCCCACGCAACCTGTACATCAAACTGCTCCGCCCTTGGATCATGCCGATATTCACCAGCTTTTGGAACGGCTCATCATGCGAAATGTGGCCCAAATCAAACAGAACCTTGGTCCAGTACCTCGAATACAACAAATGCCCGACAGCATGCTCCGATCCTCCAATATAAAGATCGACGTTCATCCAGTAGGCTTCCTTGTCCTTGGCACTGAAGGTCCCGTCGTTGTTCACATCGAAATACCGCAGGAAGTACCAGCTCGAACCCGCATAACCCGGCATCGTATTCGATTCACGCAAGCCACCATCGGGGTGCTGCATCCAATCCTTGACATTCGCCAGCGGCCCCTCCCCTTCTTC includes:
- a CDS encoding aspartate/glutamate racemase family protein, which produces MKTIGLVGGIVWPSTIEYYKLLNSGVNAALGKHNFCKCIVYSLNFQEIQDNNASEDWDATYELLLAACQNLVKAGADAVLICANTMHFAADKIRAHLPVPLIHIAEVTGASIVSQGIKTVALLGTRYTMEMDFYQNKLKALGISVFIPSEEDREFIHSTIYNELSFGVLLPETKKKYQTIIENMARMGAEAVILGCTEIPLLIQENDVSIPVFDTTKIHAEAAVKFVLG
- a CDS encoding T9SS type A sorting domain-containing protein, whose product is MKKFILFCLLGLALQMQGQNAAYDLLDLGNFIAPIRSDGQLFQNTPLSLKGLEWPKTTVVNDKRTMSFAAHLWYGGLGPNGNVVVAAETYGQNGQTFHPGLYNFDGSLWDKVWKINRSEVDQFRSDFANGTLNFANYQVIQDWPAFGTDLNGNTRACAPFVDMDNDPQHYTPTAGDYPEFPGDQAIYFQFADFPATPSAYLNPTGIEVRAFAYVFNCQELQDVLFLQYDLTNQSGIAYTDFQLGLWNDFDIGNYGDDYLASDPSRDLFVGFNGDANDETQFGYGMNPPAMGWTCLSADASGGMYYNNDFSIKGNPETANHYYGYLKNLWKDGSVLVDNGLDGWQTTSPGAAAQFPYSGNGGWCGGPGTGWTEMGAGNSPFDRRSLLSVGESTFAAGETKSYTFAMLMARGYYNDNLGSVCELLDMTDSLRLWWETDRLPCGATLTGVDQPNAEVLEASIFPNPAHDLVTLRFENPTGQSANLRIVDITGRVVANPSATNTNQFVIDVRDFSPGVYFFQLECARQSFVGKFVRD
- a CDS encoding cellulase family glycosylhydrolase — translated: MKIKNYPIFLLFTLVMAASTLQAQLGTTISVNGNLILGPCGDTLLLRGVNYAPFNWGWSPNQLFMDEIAQSGSNCVRLPWYRTPAQGTPQTTYSDLANLDSALSKCIQYQLIPILELHDLTCQNDTTALVATSNWYLEPALLALIDKYKHSIILNVANEALYVNWTGNPAASQATFVRTYSEIVTNFRNAGITVPIMIDGPDCGSNLDVLAAVGPTMQLNDPAQNLIFSAHAYWYAFANNDSTQMEAKIDNAIASGIPFVMGEVANLQDDQVLCQYTLNYSALLHILQARNIGWLAWSWDNDGCADRQITTNGSFSSLTAYGNDILYNIDYGIYNFAPARSAYLFNGGFCNPVIARDEAQAAATLKLVPNPSNGKFDILFNHSFLLVKVEVFNAAGQLVHLSSEAQATRIHLDFEGPAGIYNVKISTDAGDVRVLKLVKI